A genomic window from Gossypium hirsutum isolate 1008001.06 chromosome D10, Gossypium_hirsutum_v2.1, whole genome shotgun sequence includes:
- the LOC121222313 gene encoding ubiquitin domain-containing protein 1, with protein sequence MGCTGSKRTRGDENVKKIRKPKPWKHSEPITRTQLKQMRDEFWDTAPHYGGQREMWDALRVAAESELTHAQAIINSAGVIVQNDDLTICYDERGAKYELPKYVLSEPINMIHEN encoded by the exons ATGGGTTGTACAGGATCCAAGCGAACCAGGGGTGACG AAAATGTGAAGAAAATCAGGAAACCAAAACCTTGGAAACATTCCGAACCGATTACGAGGACACAACTTAAGCAGATGCGTGATGAATTTTGGGATACAGCTCCTCACTACGGTGGCCAGAGAG AGATGTGGGATGCTCTTCGAGTTGCGGCAGAATCTGAGCTAACCCACGCTCAAGCAATTATCAATAGTGCAGGGGTGATTGTCCAGAACGACGATCTAACAATTTGCTACGATGAAAGAG GTGCCAAGTATGAACTACCAAAGTATGTATTGAGCGAGCCGATCAATATGATTCACGAGAACTGA
- the LOC107909641 gene encoding phosphate-repressible phosphate permease pho-4 produces the protein MDSNVAYTCNIPRVTSVSQQSIHAAMLGSMLVTQGFDYLPLWNKNENHDFNSGGLLWIFLEWTLAPSIACLCAWFLFVVLKSSILRRENAKKRILVFLPIDYGISAGLLCFVIVSQVIGNYVDVNRLTVMIAVAGSALIGAVLSSVVVVPLAIKKLATTKNHRNSMENNTSMKQESEESRGNQGCSNGAKVDDDVLEDFMQMRVLETVYEEEERSCGSLDVIQEPEQVQPGDNTSTEQSTPFKQLLKSTPNRLLQTQNFQRIEKTTTIENVIKYIRDTAKSTFSPVLEYDRRTLVRHALAENFDDIEDCFSFPQLLASCMVALIQSTTEIASIMNPYVAILDVFEHRSKYSSEDVGHLQVKWWYGGIGGLVAGVGFLLCGWRLTQCLGGKLTYMSNSRGWASQLATVAAMIIVAKVKLPVSSVQAFIGSLVGVGVADDHWNVNWKLVCKIMCGWIMTVILCRGIAYMMFSASIHTPAYAVP, from the exons ATGGACAGCAATGTGGCTTACACTTGCAACATACCTAGAGTTACCAGTGTATCCCAGCAATCGATACATGCTGCTATGTTAGGAAGCATGCTGGTTACACAAGGTTTTGACTATTTACCACTATGGAACAAG AACGAGAATCATGATTTTAACAGTGGAGGACTGCTCTGGATATTCCTTGAATGGACTCTTGCCCCATCAATTGCCTGTCTATGTGCATGGTTCCTCTTTGTTGTTTTGAAGAGTTCTATACTTCGCCGCGAAAATGCAAAGAAAAGGATTCTTGTTTTCCTCCCTATCGACTATGGGATATCTGCAGGATTACTATGCTTCGTTATCGTATCTCAG GTCATAGGGAACTATGTGGATGTTAATAGATTGACTGTTATGATTGCTGTTGCAGGGTCTGCTTTGATTGGAGCTGTATTATCTTCG GTTGTAGTGGTTCCCTTGGCAATTAAAAAACTTGCTACCACTAAAAACCATAGAAACTCAATGGAGAACAACACATCCATGAAGCAAGAATCTGAGGAAAGTCGAGGAAACCAAGGTTGTTCTAATGGTGCAAAAGTCGATGATGATGTATTGGAAGATTTTATGCAGATGAGAGTTCTTGAAACAGTCTATGAGGAGGAAGAAAGAAGTTGTGGTTCACTTGATGTGATCCAAGAGCCTGAGCAGGTTCAACCCGGTGATAATACAAGTACGGAACAATCCACTCCGTTTAAACAGCTGCTTAAGTCTACGCCGAATAGGTTGTTGCAAACACAAAACTTTCAGAGAAttgaaaaaacaacaacaatCGAAAATGTCATCAAGTATATCAGAGATACGGCGAAGTCCACTTTTTCCCCT GTCCTTGAGTATGACAGAAGAACTCTTGTTCGACATGCCTTGGCtgaaaattttgatgatattGAAGACTGCTTCAGTTTTCCTCAACTTCTAGCATCCTGCATGGTTGC GCTTATTCAATCAACTACTGAAATAGCTTCCATCATGAATCCATATGTAGCTATACTCGACGTGTTTGAGCATAGATCAAAATATTCTAGTGAAGACGTG GGACATTTACAAGTAAAGTGGTGGTATGGTGGCATTGGAGGACTTGTTGCTGGAGTTGGATTCCTTTTATGTGGGTGGAGGCTGACTCAATGCCTTGGTGGGAAGCTGACATACATGAGCAACTCCAGAGGATGGGCATCCCAGTTAGCAACAGTGGCAGCAATGATCATAGTTGCTAAGGTGAAGCTACCAGTTTCGAGTGTCCAAGCATTCATCGGTTCTTTAGTAGGAGTCGGAGTAGCGGATGATCACTGG AATGTTAACTGGAAATTGGTATGCAAGATTATGTGTGGGTGGATCATGACAGTAATTCTTTGCCGTGGGATTGCTTATATGATGTTCTCTGCTTCCATACATACACCAGCCTATGCAGTGCCCTGA
- the LOC107909644 gene encoding ras-related protein RABA1c, with protein sequence MAGYRAEDDYDYLFKVVLIGDSGVGKSNLLSRFTRNEFSLESKSTIGVEFATRSLNVDGKVIKAQIWDTAGQERYRAITSAYYRGAVGALLVYDVTRHSTFENVERWLRELRDHTDPNIVVMLVGNKSDLRHLVAVSTEDGKSFAEKESLYFMETSALEATNVEISFAEVLTQIYNVISKKAMETSDDGAASAVPSKGEKIDVGKDVSAMKKGGCCSS encoded by the exons ATGGCTGGTTACAGAGCAGAGGATGACTATGACTACCTTTTCAAGGTAGTTTTGATCGGTGATTCAGGTGTGGGGAAGTCTAATTTACTCTCCAGGTTCACCAGGAACGAGTTCAGCCTCGAGTCCAAGTCTACTATTGGCGTTGAGTTCGCTACTCGTAGTTTGAATGTGGATGGCAAGGTCATTAAAGCTCAGATTTGGGACACTGCTGGTCAAGAAAG GTACCGTGCAATAACAAGTGCCTATTACCGAGGAGCTGTGGGAGCACTCCTTGTGTACGACGTTACACGCCACTCCACATTCGAAAATGTAGAGAGGTGGCTAAGAGAGTTGAGGGATCATACAGATCCCAACATCGTAGTCATGCTTGTCGGAAACAAATCAGATCTTCGTCACCTTGTGGCTGTCTCAACCGAGGACGGGAAATCCTTTGCTGAGAAAGAATCCCTTTACTTCATGGAAACTTCTGCTCTGGAAGCTACTAACGTGGAAATTTCATTTGCTGAAGTTCTTACGCAGATATACAACGTCATTAGCAAGAAAGCTATGGAGACAAGCGATGATGGGGCTGCTTCAGCTGTGCCCTCCAAGGGAGAGAAAATCGATGTCGGTAAAGATGTCTCGGCAATGAAGAAAGGGGGTTGCTGTTCAAGCTGA
- the LOC107909640 gene encoding probable alpha,alpha-trehalose-phosphate synthase [UDP-forming] 7 has translation MMSRSYTNLLDLASGNFPAMGQPREKKRLPRVMTVPGVISELDDDQANSVTSDAPSSAIQDRIIIVANQLPVKAKRRPDNKGWSFSWDDDSLLLQLKDGLPEEMEVLYVGSLKVDVDPVEQDDVSQLLLDKFKCVPAFLPSDILTKFYHGFCKQHLWPLFHYMLPFSASHGGRFDRSLWEAYVAANKIFSQRVIEVINPEDDYVWIHDYHLMVLPTFLRRRFNRLRMGFFLHSPFPSSEIYRTLPVREEIMKALLNSDLIGFHTYDYARHFLSCCSRMLGLEYQSKRGYIGVEYYGRTIGIKIMPVGIHMGQIKSVLSLADKEWRVAELKQQFEGKTVLLGVDDMDVFKGIDLKLLAMEQMLKQHPKWQGRAVLVQIANPSRGRGKDLEDIQAEIQASCKRINETFGQPGYEPIVLIDRPVSLCERFAYYTIAECVVVTAVRDGMNLTPYEYIVGRQGVSESESSSESSGPKKSMLVVSEFIGCSPSLSGAIRVNPWNTESTAEAMNEAISMSDAEKQLRHEKHYRYVSSHDVAFWSRSFFQDLERTCKDHFRRRCWGIGLSFGFRVVALDPNFRKLSIDHIVSVYLRSKNRAILLDYDGTVMPQTSHNKTPSAEVISIINALSGDTKNTVFVVSGRGRESLGKWFSPCKKLGIAAEHGFFMRWSANDEWELCGQNSEFGWKQIAEPVMKLYTESTDGSSIETKESALVWHHRDADPGFGSSQAKEMLDHLESVLANEPVAVKSGQFIIEVKPQGVSKGMVAEKIFTTMSEKGKQADFVLCIGDDRSDEEMFEIISNAISSGILSSSTSVFACTVGQKPSKARYYLDDPAEVLNMLKALAEASDPESFTDTESEGSL, from the exons ATGATGTCAAGATCGTATACCAATCTTTTAGATCTAGCGTCTGGTAATTTCCCGGCAATGGGTCAACCTCGAGAAAAGAAGCGGTTGCCGCGGGTTATGACCGTTCCCGGGGTTATTTCGGAGCTTGATGATGATCAAGCTAATAGTGTGACCTCTGATGCACCGTCATCGGCTATTCAGGATAGAATTATTATTGTAGCTAATCAACTCCCGGTTAAAGCTAAGCGTAGACCAGATAACAAAGGGTGGAGTTTTAGTTGGGATGACGATTCATTGTTATTACAGTTAAAAGATGGTTTGCCTGAAGAAATGGAGGTTCTGTATGTTGGTTCTTTGAAGGTCGATGTTGATCCGGTAGAACAGGATGATGTTTCACAGCTTTTGTTGGATAAATTTAAGTGTGTACCAGCATTTCTTCCGTCTGACATTTTGACAAAGTTCTATCATGGGTTCTGCAAGCAGCATTTGTGGCCGCTTTTCCATTATATGCTTCCGTTCTCAGCTAGTCACGGAGGAAGGTTCGATAGGTCTTTATGGGAGGCATATGTTGCTGCGAATAAGATTTTCTCTCAAAGGGTTATCGAGGTTATAAACCCAGAAGACGATTATGTTTGGATACATGATTATCATTTGATGGTGCTGCCAACTTTCTTGAGAAGAAGGTTCAATAGATTGAGAATGGGGTTTTTTCTACATAGTCCATTCCCTTCGTCCGAGATATATAGGACCTTACCTGTTAGGGAAGAGATCATGAAGGCACTATTGAATTCCGATCTCATTGGTTTTCATACTTATGATTATGCACGCCATTTCCTGTCTTGTTGTAGTCGAATGTTAGGGTTAGAGTATCAGTCAAAGAGGGGTTATATCGGAGTGGAGTACTATGGGAGGACGATTGGGATAAAGATCATGCCTGTCGGGATTCACATGGGGCAGATTAAGTCCGTATTGAGTCTTGCGGATAAAGAATGGAGAGTAGCAGAGCTTAAACAACAGTTTGAAGGAAAGACTGTATTGCTTGGAGTTGATGACATGGATGTCTTTAAGGGTATCGATTTGAAGCTGTTGGCAATGGAGCAGATGCTGAAACAGCACCCAAAGTGGCAGGGAAGAGCGGTTCTGGTACAGATCGCGAACCCTAGTAGGGGAAGAGGGAAAGATCTTGAGGACATACAGGCTGAAATACAGGCAAGTTGCAAGAGAATTAATGAGACTTTTGGTCAGCCTGGTTATGAACCGATTGTCTTAATTGATAGGCCGGTATCCCTTTGTGAAAGGTTTGCGTATTACACTATAGCCGAGTGCGTTGTAGTCACAGCTGTGAGGGATGGAATGAATCTTACTCCTTACGAGTACATTGTGGGCCGGCAGGGAGTGTCTGAATCAGAGTCTTCCTCAGAATCAAGTGGACCAAAGAAGAGCATGCTAGTTGTGTCGGAGTTCATTGGTTGTTCCCCTTCATTGAGTGGTGCAATTCGTGTAAATCCTTGGAATACCGAATCAACTGCAGAGGCAATGAATGAGGCAATCTCTATGTCTGATGCTGAGAAACAGTTGCGCCACGAGAAGCATTATAGGTACGTTAGCTCACATGATGTGGCATTCTGGTCTCGAAGCTTCTTCCAAGATTTGGAAAGGACATGTAAAGATCATTTCAGAAGACGATGTTGGGGAATTGGTTTGAGCTTTGGCTTCAGAGTGGTAGCTCTTGATCCTAACTTCAGGAAGTTGTCTATCGATCACATTGTATCTGTGTATCTAAGGTCCAAAAACAGGGCCATACTATTGGACTACGATGGAACGGTTATGCCTCAAACATCACATAACAAGACACCAAGTGCGGAGGTTATTTCGATCATAAACGCACTCTCCGGTGATACGAAGAATACCGTCTTTGTTGTAAGTGGAAGAGGAAGAGAAAGTTTAGGCAAGTGGTTTTCCCCATGTAAAAAACTGGGAATTGCAGCTGAACACGGTTTTTTCATGAG GTGGTCTGCTAATGATGAGTGGGAACTTTGTGGGCAGAATAGTGAGTTTGGGTGGAAACAAATAGCAGAGCCTGTTATGAAATTGTACACAGAGTCCACTGATGGCTCCTCTATTGAAACCAAGGAGAGTGCTTTGGTATGGCACCATCGAGATGCAGACCCGGGTTTTGGATCTAGCCAAGCGAAGGAGATGTTAGACCATCTTGAGAGTGTATTAGCAAATGAACCTGTGGCTGTGAAGAGTGGCCAGTTTATCATTGAAGTGAAACCGCAG GGAGTAAGTAAAGGTATGGTTGCTGAAAAGATCTTCACAACCATGTCTGAGAAGGGAAAGCAAGCCGATTTTGTTCTCTGCATTGGTGATGACAGATCTGATGAGGAAATGTTCGAGATCATCAGCAATGCAATTTCTAGTGGTATTCTATCCTCAAGTACATCTGTTTTTGCCTGCACTGTCGGCCAAAAACCTAGCAAAGCCAGGTATTATTTAGACGACCCGGCAGAGGTCTTAAACATGCTCAAAGCTCTTGCAGAAGCTTCAGACCCCGAATCCTTCACAGATACTGAATCAGAAGGCTCCCTTTGA
- the LOC107909643 gene encoding ABC transporter I family member 1, translating into MPVRKPPLPRILLNDVSCMRNAQQILRHVNVSVHDGGALVLTGSNGSGKTTFLRMLAGFSRPSAGQILWNGHDISQSGIFHQYKLQLNWLSLKDAVKEKFTVLDNVQWFEVLEGKHGKSLPALELMGLGRLAKDKARMLSMGQRKRLQLARLLAIDRPIWLLDEPSVALDNEGVRLLEYIIAEHRKKGGIVIVATHLPIQIEDAMNLRLPPRFPRRMTLVDMLDRADIA; encoded by the coding sequence ATGCCTGTGAGGAAGCCTCCACTCCCTAGAATCCTTCTCAACGACGTGTCTTGCATGAGAAATGCACAACAAATCTTGCGGCACGTGAATGTGTCGGTTCATGATGGTGGAGCACTTGTGTTGACAGGGAGCAACGGCTCTGGGAAGACCACATTCCTGCGTATGTTAGCGGGATTCTCTCGACCTTCTGCTGGCCAGATACTTTGGAACGGCCATGACATTAGTCAGTCAGGAATCTTCCACCAATACAAGCTTCAACTAAATTGGCTTTCCCTCAAGGATGCAGTGAAAGAAAAGTTCACGGTCCTTGACAATGTTCAATGGTTTGAGGTTCTTGAAGGTAAGCATGGTAAGTCCTTGCCAGCCCTGGAGCTCATGGGCCTAGGAAGACTGGCAAAAGATAAGGCAAGAATGCTTTCAATGGGACAACGAAAGAGGCTTCAGCTCGCTAGGTTGCTTGCCATCGATAGGCCGATTTGGTTGTTAGACGAGCCTTCTGTTGCATTAGATAACGAAGGGGTGAGGTTGTTAGAATATATTATTGCAGAGCATAGAAAGAAGGGTGGGATTGTAATCGTTGCAACGCATCTCCCAATTCAGATTGAAGATGCCATGAATCTGAGGTTGCCACCTAGGTTCCCCAGAAGGATGACTTTGGTAGACATGCTCGATCGTGCTGACATTGCATAA
- the LOC107909639 gene encoding protein GRAVITROPIC IN THE LIGHT 1, translating into MKPRSAPNNGTHNKNKLARAFQGVINLRTASKIASTNGVGIGTYSHGDDGDDVKRKAGLKALIAMVFASVTSIKAAYAELQMAQHPYDGEAIQVADQAVVEQLKVLSELRHKFLKQDLDLSPQVTLMLAEIQEQQSMMRTYDITIKNLESDIEEKDSAIDLHHKQLEHCIAFNKSTEKKLNETGPLFMFDNIQFTTLNPSHFIQVLHCALKSVRSYVRLMMKEMELAKWDIVAATKAIEPSAMLAKQSHACFLFESFVCKTMLQGFDSHDFSGLKSLHREQYFNAFKTLKSANPKSFLVQNPKSGFAKFIRDKYLKLVHSKMECSFFGNLNQRKMVISGGFSDTAFFMAFTEMGRRFWLLHCLGLSMSDQVSVFQVMKGYRFSEVYMENVSEESLFIDEIVDGADVDFRVGFTVVPGFKIGKTVIQSQVYLSPVINPNGTSLLDGNTLR; encoded by the coding sequence ATGAAACCCAGATCGGCTCCCAACAATGGCACCCATAATAAGAACAAACTAGCAAGAGCATTCCAAGGGGTCATCAACTTAAGAACCGCTTCGAAAATCGCTTCAACCAATGGGGTCGGAATCGGAACTTATTCCCATGGCGACGACGGCGACGACGTTAAGCGAAAAGCTGGTTTAAAAGCTCTAATAGCCATGGTTTTCGCTAGTGTTACTTCCATCAAAGCTGCTTACGCCGAGCTGCAAATGGCTCAACATCCTTACGACGGTGAAGCTATCCAAGTTGCCGACCAAGCTGTCGTGGAACAACTCAAGGTTCTGTCAGAGTTGAGACACAAGTTCTTAAAACAAGACCTTGATCTTTCACCTCAAGTTACTTTAATGCTTGCTGAGATCCAAGAACAACAAAGCATGATGCGAACTTACGATATCACAATCAAGAATCTAGAATCTGATATCGAAGAAAAAGATTCAGCCATTGATTTACACCATAAACAGCTCGAACATTGCATTGCTTTCAACAAATCCACGGAGAAGAAGCTAAACGAGACCGGGCCATTGTTTATGTTTGATAATATCCAGTTCACAACGTTGAATCCAAGTCACTTCATTCAAGTTTTACACTGTGCTTTGAAATCTGTCCGTAGTTACGTGAGGTTGATGATGAAGGAAATGGAGTTAGCAAAATGGGATATTGTTGCAGCTACTAAAGCCATTGAACCTTCAGCCATGCTTGCTAAACAAAGCCATGCCTGCTTTCTGTTTGAATCTTTTGTGTGTAAAACAATGTTACAGGGCTTCGATTCTCATGATTTTAGTGGCTTAAAAAGCCTCCACCGTGAGCAGTATTTCAATGCATTCAAAACCCTGAAATCTGCTAACCCGAAATCGTTTTTAGTTCAAAACCCGAAATCTGGTTTTGCTAAGTTCATCAGAGACAAGTACCTTAAACTTGTTCATTCCAAAATGGAATGTTCATTTTTTGGGAACTTGAACCAACGTAAAATGGTTATCTCCGGTGGGTTTTCCGATACGGCTTTTTTCATGGCTTTTACAGAGATGGGTCGGCGATTTTGGCTCTTACATTGCTTGGGGTTGTCGATGAGTGACCAAGTTTCAGTCTTTCAGGTAATGAAAGGTTACAGATTCTCCGAGGTTTACATGGAAAACGTTAGCGAAGAATCACTTTTCATCGATGAAATCGTCGACGGTGCCGATGTTGATTTTAGAGTCGGTTTCACGGTGGTTCCCGGGTTCAAGATCGGTAAAACTGTGATACAAAGCCAAGTTTACTTGTCTCCGGTGATTAATCCGAATGGTACTTCATTATTAGATGGAAACACGTTGAGATGA
- the LOC107909638 gene encoding ER lumen protein-retaining receptor A yields the protein MNIFRFAGDVTHLISILVLLLKIYATKSCSGISLKTQELYALVFLARYLDLFTDFVSVYNTVMKVVFIVSSVAIVWCMRVDRIVRRSYDKDLDTFRHHFLILTSFLLALLVHEKFTFQEIFWAVSIYLEALAILPQLVLLQRSGNVDNLTGQYVLFLGAYRAFYILNWIYRYFTEQHFTRWIACVSGIVQTALYADFFYYYFVSWKNNAKLQLPA from the exons ATGAATATATTCAGATTTGCCGGTGACGTGACTCATTTAATTAGCATCTTAGTGCTACTCCTCAAAATCTACGCTACCAAGTCTTGCTCAG gtattTCGCTGAAGACACAGGAGCTGTATGCGCTGGTGTTTTTGGCTCGCTACTTGGATCTCTTCACGGATTTTGTATCTGTGTACAACACCGTCATGAAGGTGGTCTTCATCGTCAGCTCTGTCGCCATTGTTTGGTGTATGAGAGTGGACCGAATCGTGAGGCGTTCTTACGACAAGGACCTCGACACGTTTCGTCATCATTTTCTCATCTTGACAAGCTTTCTCTTGGCGCTTTTGGTCCATGAAAAGTTCACGTTTCAGGAG ATATTCTGGGCAGTTTCAATATACTTGGAGGCTCTTGCTATTCTTCCCCAATTAGTTTTGCTACAACGGAGTGGAAATGTGGATAATTTAACTGGGCAATATGTCCTGTTTTTAGG GGCTTATCGTGCATTCTACATTCTTAATTGGATTTATCGATATTTTACGGAGCAGCATTTTACTCGATGGATAG CATGTGTCTCTGGTATTGTCCAAACAGCCCTCTATGCAGATTTCTTCTACTATTATTTCGTCAG TTGGAAAAACAATGCTAAACTGCAGCTACCAGCTTGA